In Pseudopipra pipra isolate bDixPip1 chromosome 24, bDixPip1.hap1, whole genome shotgun sequence, a single genomic region encodes these proteins:
- the MARCKSL1 gene encoding MARCKS-related protein — protein MGSQGSKAAGGEPDTAKANGQENGHVIYNGDMTPKVGVEVSPQNGNGSAEPPKEESEGEPGGGDAIEPAPPADGGDPKPEEGAAAPKEAPKKKKKFSFKKSFKLSGISFRKNKKEAGDSSGSSPTEEQQGKGEESPAGGVQPSAPPEEGSAEEQGGPGEGSEGAEPKGQEGEAGGSKEKKEEEEEKEKQQQQQPAGESQGDAAKPEEPSKAAGAEPTTSPAAVEQKEE, from the exons AtgggcagccagggctccaAGGCGGCGGGCGGAGAGCCCGACACCGCCAAGGCCAACGGGCAG GAGAACGGCCACGTGATCTACAACGGGGACATGACGCCCAAGGTGGGGGTCGAGGTGTCCCCCCAGAACGGGAACGGCTCGGCTGAACCCCCCAAGGAGGAGAGCGAGGGCGAGCCGGGCGGGGGGGACGCCATCGagcccgccccccccgccgaCGGGGGGGACCCCAAACCCGAAGAAGGGGCCGCGGCCCCCAAGGAGGCCcccaagaagaagaagaagttCTCGTTCAAGAAATCCTTCAAGCTGAGCGGGATCTCCTTTCGGAAGAACAAGAAGGAAGCCGGGGACTCCTCTGGCTCCTCTCCCAcggaggagcagcagggcaagggCGAGGAGAGCCCCGCGGGGGGGGTGCAGCCCTCGGCTCCCCCCGAGGAGGGGTCGGCGGAGGAGCAGGGGGGCCCCGGGGAGGGCAGCGAGGGAGCTGAGCCcaaggggcaggagggggaagcCGGCGGGAgcaaggagaagaaggaggaggaggaggagaaagagaagcagcagcagcagcagccggcGGGGGAGAGCCAAGGAGACGCAGCCAAACCCGAGGAGCCCTCGAAAGCCGCGGGGGCCGAGCCCACAACAAGCCCCGCGGCGGTGGAGCAGAAGGAAGAGTAG
- the HDAC1 gene encoding histone deacetylase 1: MALTQGTKRKVCYYYDGDVGNYYYGQGHPMKPHRIRMTHNLLLNYGLYRKMEIYRPHKANAEEMTKYHSDDYIKFLRSIRPDNMSEYSKQMQRFNVGEDCPVFDGLFEFCQLSAGGSVASAVKLNKQQTDIAVNWAGGLHHAKKSEASGFCYVNDIVLAILELLKYHQRVLYIDIDIHHGDGVEEAFYTTDRVMTVSFHKYGEYFPGTGDLRDIGAGKGKYYAVNYPLRDGIDDESYEAIFKPVISKVMETFQPSAVVLQCGSDSLSGDRLGCFNLTIKGHAKCVEFVKSFNLPMLMLGGGGYTIRNVARCWTYETAVALDTEIPNELPYNDYFEYFGPDFKLHISPSNMTNQNTNEYLEKIKQRLFENLRMLPHAPGVQMQPIPEDAVQEDSGDEEEDDPEKRISIRNSNKRISCDEEFSDSEDEGEGGRKNVANFKKAKRVKAEEEKEEEEKKDEKEEEKAKEEKAEPKGAKEEPKST, from the exons GGGACGTTGGGAACTACTATTATGGCCAAGGCCATCCCATGAAACCCCACAGGATCCGGATGACCCACAACCTGCTGCTGAACTACGGCCTCTACAGGAAGATGGAGATCTAT CGTCCTCACAAGGCAAATGCAGAGGAGATGACCAAGTACCACAGTGATGACTACATCAAATTCCTGAGGTCCATCCGCCCTGACAACATGTCTGAGTACAGCAAGCAGATGCAAAGAT ttAACGTTGGGGAGGACTGCCCTGTGTTTGATGGGCTGTTTGAGTTCTGTCAGCTCTCTGCTGGAGGCTCTGTGG CCAGTGCAGTGAAGCTGAACAAACAGCAGACAGACATTGCAGTGAACTGGGCAGGAGGCCTCCACCACGCCAAGAAGTCGGAGGCTTCTGGCTTCTGTTATGTCAACGACATCGTCCTGGCCATCCTGGAGCTCCTGAA GTATCACCAGAGGGTGCTGTACATCGACATCGACATCCACCACGGGGATGGTGTGGAGGAGGCCTTTTACACCACGGACCGTGTCATGACCGTGTCCTTCCACAAGTACGGGGAATACTTCCCAGGAACAGGGGACCTGCGG GACATTGGTGCAGGCAAAGGCAAGTACTATGCTGTGAACTATCCCCTCCGGGACGGCATCGACGACGAGTCCTATGAAGCCATATTCAAGCCT GTGATCTCCAAAGTCATGGAGACATTCCAGCCGAGTGCTGTTGTCCTGCAGTGTGGATCAGATTCCCTCTccggggacaggctgggctgctTCAACCTCACCATCAAAG GTCATGCCAAGTGTGTGGAGTTTGTGAAAAGTTTTAACTTGCCCATGCTGATGCTGGGAGGGGGCGGCTACACCATCAGGAACGTGGCCAGGTGCTGGACCTATGAGACTGCTGTGGCTTTGGACACCGAAATTCCCAATG AGCTTCCATACAATGACTATTTCGAGTACTTCGGGCCAGACTTCAAGCTCCACATCAGCCCCTCGAACATGACCAACCAGAACACCAACGAGTACCTCGAGAAGATCAA GCAGCGCCTCTTCGAGAACCTGCGCATGCTCCCGCACGCCCCCggggtgcagatgcagcccatCCCCGAGGATGCTGTTCAGGAGGACAGCGgagatgaagaggaagatgacCCTGAGAAACGCATTTCAA TCCGCAATTCCAACAAGAGAATATCCTGTGATGAGGAATTCTCTGACTCTGAGGACGAAGGGGAAGGAGGGCGCAAAAACGTCGCCAACTTTAAGAAAGCCAAGCGTGtgaaggcagaggaggaaaaggaggaagaggagaaaaaag atgagaaggaagaggaaaaagcgAAAGAGGAGAAAGCAGAACCCAAAGG GGCGAAGGAAGAGCCAAAATCCACCTGA